In a genomic window of Pedobacter sp. KBS0701:
- a CDS encoding HD domain-containing protein — MQVTIQKTIDFVKETLAHAEAGHDWFHIERVFKTALTINHQENGDELVVAFAALLHDIADPKFNNGDEELGPNMAASFLASIAVEAEVIVHVKLIIQNMSFKNSFDGAGFTSKEMKIVQDADRLDAIGAIGIARAFTYGGFKNRVLYDPAILPETHISKESYKNTTAPTINHFYEKLLLLKDMMNTGTGKAIAVERHNFMLLYLEHFYKEWEGK, encoded by the coding sequence ATGCAGGTTACCATCCAGAAAACCATTGATTTTGTAAAAGAAACATTAGCGCATGCTGAGGCAGGACATGATTGGTTCCACATTGAGCGTGTTTTTAAAACCGCTTTAACTATCAATCACCAAGAAAATGGCGATGAACTTGTGGTGGCCTTTGCTGCATTACTGCATGATATTGCTGATCCTAAATTCAATAATGGTGATGAAGAACTGGGACCTAATATGGCTGCTTCATTTTTGGCATCAATTGCTGTTGAAGCTGAGGTTATTGTGCATGTTAAGTTGATTATTCAAAACATGTCATTCAAAAATAGTTTTGATGGAGCAGGTTTTACTTCGAAAGAAATGAAAATTGTACAGGATGCAGATCGTTTAGATGCTATTGGTGCCATTGGAATTGCCAGGGCATTTACCTACGGGGGATTCAAAAACAGGGTGCTTTATGATCCGGCTATATTACCAGAAACGCACATTAGCAAAGAAAGTTATAAAAACACCACTGCCCCTACCATTAATCATTTTTACGAAAAACTGCTACTGTTAAAAGATATGATGAATACTGGAACGGGAAAAGCAATAGCAGTAGAAAGGCACAATTTTATGCTGCTCTATCTGGAACACTTTTATAAAGAATGGGAAGGCAAATAA
- a CDS encoding helix-turn-helix domain-containing protein, which yields MEDVLALKTKNVAGNIRKIREYRDYTQDYLAAKLKISQNAYSKIELGYSKLTIDRLFHIAAILEVEVSHLLTLNHSDLIKIIADDESRAATVS from the coding sequence ATGGAAGATGTATTGGCGTTAAAAACGAAGAATGTTGCCGGGAATATTAGAAAAATTAGAGAATACAGAGATTATACTCAGGATTATCTGGCAGCGAAACTGAAAATATCACAGAATGCTTACAGCAAAATTGAGCTCGGTTATAGTAAATTAACTATTGACCGTTTATTTCACATTGCAGCAATTTTAGAGGTTGAAGTATCTCATTTATTGACCCTCAACCACAGTGATTTAATTAAAATTATTGCTGATGATGAAAGCAGGGCAGCGACCGTGAGTTAA